ATAAGCATTATTCTTAATAACTTCATAAGAGCCATTGATTATTGAAACGCGTCGAGCTGATCCGTTGAAGTTTGAAACCTTTGTTGACAAAACTTGACTGAAGCTTAAATCCTCCATCTTGTTGAGGACAATCTCACGAAGAAGATCATGGATTCGACATGTTCTAGCTTTTCCATCAAAATTTACCTCTGACACCTGAATGAGATTTCTATTTATTAAATCTACCAAGTATTCTTTTGCAATCACCTCTAACGTTTTATCTTTTTTCGACTTTACAAAGCCTTCAGCAATCCATTGGCGAACTAATCTTCCACATCTGATTTCGTAGTCTTCAGGAAAATATCCCAAATACAAGAAGCAAGATTTAAGATGATAAGGTAGGTCATTGAAACTGAGGGAAAGAATTTTCGTTATGCTTTCTAGATGTTCATTGCTCTGCAACTCTGAACTAAGAGTTGTAAGTAATTTTCTCCACTCATCAGTAGTCTTGCTTTTTGTTGATAAAAGACCAGCTATGACAACAATAGCAAGTGGTAATCCTTGACATCTTTCAACAATCTCATGTGACAATCTGTCTAAATGGGGTGGACAACAATCAACAATAAGTTCGTAGCGAAAAGCTTTTTTACAAAAGAGCTCCCATGCCTTCTCTGGAAAGAGACGTTGCAGATTATGGATATGAACACAtgatgatactttacaaaaatttGCGACTTCAACATATCTAGTTGTGATGActattcttttatttttgtcgttgccatcaTTAGGTAAAACATCTTGTATATCACCCCAAAAATTCGTCTTCCAAACATCATCAAAAATGACAAGATAGCTCTTTTCTCGCAAGTAGTCTCTTAACTTTGTAGTCAATATGATTTCATCCATTGCATCAAGTCCTTTCGGAACAGATTCTTCTCTCGACTCATAGAACTTTTTCACTAGCATTTGTAGCAGCTCCACCCTTTGGTATGACTGAGAAACTTCAATCCAAGCATGGCAATCAAAACTATCTTTTGTATGAACATAGACTCGATTAGCAAGAGTGGTCTTGCCAAGTCCACCCATCCCTAATAAAGAGATTACAGTCCGCATTGGAGATCCACATTCCACCTTTGTAATCAATTCATCTCTAGAAGATTCAATGCCTACAAGATCACTTTCTTCAATTAGGCATGAGCCTTTTCGAGGATCATACCATTTACTTGATTGAGAAGCAGATGAAGAGTTGTCATGTAAGTCGTAAGATGCACTTGTTTGATTTATATCCCGAATCCTTTGTCTGATATCTTTTACTTTAGAAGCTATGTCATGTCGTGATTTTAGTTTGATAACCAAGCAAGCGCTTTTACGAAAAAAGCCAATAAATCTTTGGATATGGGGATGATTTAGCTGTTGTTTCACCATAAGATGTGTGTATTCATCAATAACATCTTCCACTTCAAATGCTATTTTTCGAAGCTTCTCCACCCACACTTTAATGCTATGGCTACTTTTGTTGCTTTGATCTGTATCAACTCTTGCATCAGTATCTTTAAGGAAAGCGAGCAGAAAGTCTAGATCACATTTGATTCCCTCAACATCATTGTGAATAcctctcaacaaatatgcctccTCACTTAGCAACGGAATCAACTTGTCTACAACTAGGCCTACAGCAATCTCTGCCATCTATGAAGTGTCTATCTAGCAATCATATCTGCCATAAAGTATATTTGCATACATATTAGTATACGTTTtcttatatgcatatatatagtgATAATTGTTTAAGTAGGGGTATTGATTTATGCATACATATAGTGATAATTGTTTAAGTAAACTCGTTGATATTGATTTATTGGTTAAGAATATTTTCACTATATATACACTTGATGACTTTTTTCAATTGCTACTATGAAATGATATCCTATTAATTTCTTATCTTTATAAATATGAGTATAACGAAAATTGTTGGTTTCGgttagatttaacatttttttttttattattttctaacactgttagttttaaagtcatctaaataaagtaaacaaattaaaaaaaatcatctaaataagataagtaaattagaaataaaaataaaaagtaataaatgagtcctaataatttctcatcatatattttaaaatttcttattaaagtatttaaattactctatcaattatattttcaaaactataaccgataaatatttatgtgtttaaattcattcttttctttattttatacTAAGTGTATATTAGTAAACTTTTTCTTATAACCGAAAAATATGTAAGTGTATAAATTCTATATATATTGGAAAATTATTAGGTAGTGATTGTAATTCTATTTTTTAAACAATGGTGTACAATGTAGCTACAGGAGACCTCCCATAAATTTTAAGGTTATTTCGAATAATTTAGGATATCGTAATTAGGCTTCAAATAACTTATTGCACATGCGTATATAATCGAAACAAGCACGCGTGCAACAAGCTCTTTGAATCCTGATTTTAATtcctaaattattcaaaatttcttgaaaatttgtgaaAGGTCTCCTATAACTACATTATACACtgtcatgtaaaaaaaaataaagttgcAACTTATCCATGTAGCAAAAATACTAAAAGTACCTATAGGCAGTGATACAAAAAATTTAGGATGCCGAAATCAGGTTCCAAATAGCTAATAGCATCCGTGCTTGTTTTGATATTTATACGCGCGTACAACAAGCTATTTGAATCATGATTTTGGTATCCTAAATTATctggaatttcttgaaaatttatgaGAGGTCCCTTGTAACTACATTATACAATatcatgcaaaaaaaaaatttataacttaTCCATGTACTGAAAATACTAAAACTACCTAGGGGTAGTGATAAAAAACAATCATTACCCAATAATctttctatatttatatataatcacTTCATTGACAATACTAGAATGCACAATGCAAAATTGAGAATGAGAGTTTTGGTTGACTGCTTGTTTGAGCACTACAAGAAAGTGGACCTTTCCCGGTGCGTGTTAGTATTTCGCCGGCAAAGGTCCACTTTTACTGGCGGTTTAAGGATAACTCGCTAGCAAAAGTGCACTATTTTGCCGGCGTCTTTATTCGCTGGTGAAAGCAACTTTTGCCGACGACTTTCATCAAACGCGCCGACAAAGGTTGATCAAATTTTTAGTGAGATTTTTAGTAGGCTTTTGGTGGAGAGATTGTGAATGCCGGCGGGAAAGGTCCCCAATATTCGCCGGTAAATTTCTTAAGCTCTCCGGTAAAAGTATTGGTATGCGCCGACAAAGATTTTTCAGTTTggaattatcaattttttttagttgtacaatttttttaagtttaactTGCATCGTTCTATATGTTTTGAGTTTGGAAAACACAATTAACGATTTGATTTATTCTGGATTATTTTGAGATTAGCATATAAACTTACGAATAGTATTTTCTTAACAATTTGAAGTTAAACCGATTTGATATGTGTTGATATGAACATGATATCATAGTTTGTGGTAACATTTGGTGATTAAATGTCATTTTACAACTAATCAATGGTTTGATTGTACATATAGTGTTTTAAGAGACATATTCTCTAACATTAATAACTGTTCTTATTAACTGTTAGTGCTTAAAGTGATATGATATGTGTGTAACGTTGTTAATCAAACTACGAATTAGTAATTTATTGTAACGTTAGCTAATTATTAGTTAGATAAAATGTAATAAATGGTTCGATTGAGTCATGAGTGATTAAATATCAATAGTAGAAGTAAATAACACTGTTTTTATTGAATGTTAAACGTTAAAGTGTTCTGATTTCCCATATTTGATCTTAATTTCACGATAATTATACGATCTACTCCGGCAAAAATAATTGATGAGTCTTTTTGAACTTAATCAGCCATACGATTATCCTTAGATATTTGAAGTGACAAATATCAGGAGTAAATTGTTAGGGTTGATGGGACTTTTGCCAGCGGTAATACTTTTCCCAACGAGCCATTATGCACCAACAAAAGTTTATTATGCGCCGATGAAAGTTCAATACGTTAAACACGCGTTTTGATTAGGGTTTCTGGGCGAGCTAGGGACTTTTGTCATCGCGTTGAAATGCGCTGGCAAAAGTCTATGCGATACACCCCTTCCAGCCGTCTCCTCccccatcttcttcttcttcttcttcttcttcttcttcttcttcttcttcttcttcttcttcctttctccaTAGCTGCCTCCGCCTCCTCCTAGCTACCTACTGCCGAGCCCCCACGACCAGACGTGCCCAAGCCCCCACGACCCCAAGGCCACCACCCGAACCCCCAATCGCCACCAATCGAGCCCCCAACCACCACCACCCGAGCCCCCACCACTCCTCCCAGCCTCCATGGCCCAGACCACCCAcacccaaacccaaacccaaacccatATTCCTGAACCCCCACAAGTAATTATTtcgatttttgtatttttttaaaattttatttaattttgtaacATAACTTGTGTATGTGGTTAATGAATTGCTCGTAGGTCCTCCACTACTGGTCTGAGCCCATCATTGCTGCTGCTTTTGATTTGGAGGTATCACAAAGTCTTTATTTGtgaaaaagtatattttttgttttttttatgtgtataatttttgtatatgtATTAGAAAAATATTAATATGTGTTAGAAATTTCTCGcatatttgtattttctgttaaaaataaattatgtGCTTTTgtgaatgttctgggattttctgtgtGTAGGTATTTTAAAGTTTTGGAATATTCAATATTAAGGCATTATGCtgtcgatttttttttttgaagttgaATTAAATTTCtgtgttaattttaattatatgttaaaataatcaatttctaGTAATTAATTTATGATATCTGTCTCGGTATTCCTATGATTGATGGGTGTAGATCATACCCATCGTTTATAAGGATATCGACACatagattataatttttttttacacacATGAATTATATACTAATTAAATACTGATGTTATAATTGTAGtaactattaattaattataaaatatttattaaatgtgGGTGTAAATTTTTAGCGACTTAAATCCTTGAAATTAGTAACTTTTTAgtaatttgagtaattaataaaaattaattaaaaattaaattagtatTTTGAAATTGAGTGAAAAGGTGGTTTAGGACACACATACATTTGGTTGATACTTTGGAAATTTTTTGTATAAATGATGCCACCTGATCGAAGCTGGCTAAGTGCTCGGAATCACCTATTAGTTGAATATAAAAATGGTGTGACAGAGTTTGTTGAAGTAGCTAAGAATCATGTTGATTATCGGGGTCTAAGTCATTGTCCGtgtaagaaatgtgggaatgcTCGTTTTCACACCCCTGATGCGATTAGAATGCATTTGTTCAACACTGGCATCCAACCATCCTACTTAGTATGGTATTGCCATGGAGAGCGGTACGTAGGGAACCAGATGCAGTCCCATTGGAACAATCTTACCCTGAgctataccctggttgtacaaagTATTCGACATTGAACTTTTTAGTGAAGCTCATGCATTTGAAAGTGATGCATAAGTGTAGCAACCATTATTTTGATAGTTTGCTAGAATTATTAATTGATGCAATGCCTGTGGGAACAATCTTACCTAAGAGTCACTACGAGTCCAAAGATAAGTTGCAAGGTCTTGGATTAGGATATGAGACGATATATGCTTGCAAACATGATTGTGCACTCGTTTGGAAGGAGAATTCGAGTTTGGGATTTTGTCCTATTTGTGGTGAATGTCATTGGCAAGAATCTGGTGGGAAAGGGAAGAAAGTTCCCCATAAAGTGTtgcgttactttccattgacaccATGTTTGAAGAGGATGTATAGCACTCGATATATTGCAGAGGATATGAGGTGGAACTATTCTAAGAGGCCTAatgaagatggtgtgatgagatACCATGTTGATAGTGATGCCTGGAAATAGTTTGATAAGGATTATCCAAATTTCACATCATAACCCGAAAATGCGAGATTGGgtttggctacagatggttttaatccatttgttAATCAAAGCAACTCTTATAGTATGTGGCTTGTTATCATGGTCCTATACAACTTGTCgtcgtggaagtgcatgaaaccagaGTTTTTAATATTGTCACTATTGATTCTAGGTCCTACCTCACGAGGAAAAGATATTGATGTGTATATGAGGCCTCTAGTTGATGAGTTGAAAGAATTGTGGGAGGACGGTGTGGAGACGCAAGATGCAT
The Humulus lupulus chromosome 6, drHumLupu1.1, whole genome shotgun sequence DNA segment above includes these coding regions:
- the LOC133782819 gene encoding disease resistance protein RPM1-like, whose translation is MAEIAVGLVVDKLIPLLSEEAYLLRGIHNDVEGIKCDLDFLLAFLKDTDARVDTDQSNKSSHSIKVWVEKLRKIAFEVEDVIDEYTHLMVKQQLNHPHIQRFIGFFRKSACLVIKLKSRHDIASKVKDIRQRIRDINQTSASYDLHDNSSSASQSSKWYDPRKGSCLIEESDLVGIESSRDELITKVECGSPMRTVISLLGMGGLGKTTLANRVYVHTKDSFDCHAWIEVSQSYQRVELLQMLVKKFYESREESVPKGLDAMDEIILTTKLRDYLREKSYLVIFDDVWKTNFWGDIQDVLPNDGNDKNKRIVITTRYVEVANFCKVSSCVHIHNLQRLFPEKAWELFCKKAFRYELIVDCCPPHLDRLSHEIVERCQGLPLAIVVIAGLLSTKSKTTDEWRKLLTTLSSELQSNEHLESITKILSLSFNDLPYHLKSCFLYLGYFPEDYEIRCGRLVRQWIAEGFVKSKKDKTLEVIAKEYLVDLINRNLIQVSEVNFDGKARTCRIHDLLREIVLNKMEDLSFSQVLSTKVSNFNGSARRVSIINGSYEVIKNNAYAISQVRSIFIFDKGKILNHHIREIIINFKLLKVLDFEDAPSLDLLPKDIGNLFHLKYLSVRGTRVAFLPKSIGKLINLETLDLKQSLVFTIPVEIKRLQRLRYLLAYHANMNEFSSFNLVKGVQVHIGIGRLTTLQKLYFVDVNVTGFDLFKELSKLTELRKLGILNLRSEDGMKLCDCIQRMNHLESLHVSSVSEDDTIDLESISYPPQFLRCLHLQGPLKNLPKWIPELQNLTRISFFWSKLEIDHLNVLQNIPILSELQIFYDGYVGEKLHFKERTFPNLKVLMLYSLRKLQFMVIEEGSLCNLEELFIGPCPQLKELPSGFQHLTNIKKVHLRELPTIFWMSNTFQSYRNIGVDIQLLYRIRDELWSFRLEWVMQFVEYLRDHVSKEEWESQLDNYFSERAYNDD